One Vitis riparia cultivar Riparia Gloire de Montpellier isolate 1030 chromosome 4, EGFV_Vit.rip_1.0, whole genome shotgun sequence genomic window carries:
- the LOC117912855 gene encoding uncharacterized protein LOC117912855, whose product MGGLFHLFDFNQSSMARKVLAHKRHVGGLEAPRNSLELPIETSQGYYAVGDSVPNSYQVQQDWAGKNCHPTEASMKKLINQEMSKRSNTRHNTPSIVARLMGMDMLPLDTKSVVQPIEKRNVTEINFSKKGRERTENGSIGHAPLNPNSSRQMECNSLHRNKDRDPDRSSRNQKLGKPRPREHPQEEELQKFKKEFEAWQAARFRECASVVELDSIPRKLLAQENLNKEKRAIYSNSGIIANEKPVELKGNDIKARYHGRSGLQHNGHKLELYPDEQKEYFSLSRSTSRDFDQSPMMNCDKKLEKSSAPTRIVILKPGPDRIGNTDESWASSSGTLEERDSIEDFLEEVKERLKHELQGKTRKRVTLVRGGGIETPFSERPSEPKQIAQHIAKQVRESVTRDLGMNLLRSESTRSYRSEIQLNGSGSPEFINRDTRKFLSERLRNVLKRETRQDIPIVVNGSSRPSMLDYERNRLEQTGDNLKAGNRMNHWENVNNEAEMQTRSFRHGPDDDAVIHRESSPRNLIRSLSAPVSGTSFGKLLLEDRRILTGAHIRRKHEVTENLSVDVKKGSKEKFNLREKVSNFKYSFTFRGRLFGRKIQSAVESCGIEHDPMKDIMSGPTVIMNLGDRHENSTEVPPSPASVCSSAHEEFFRPGDYVSPVSTPDLPLVEDYPVPHLFREISSNLNELRRQLDQLGSNGSEDTTIDEEPPEVEMIELEDQAEAYIRDLLVASGFYGGSSDTVLSRWDPLARPISNRVFDKVEESYKKLAKDNEGSTEADGEKKVDHKVLLDLLNEALSTVLGPPVGMSRFRRKFMGSTMLSAPHGKKLLDCVWEIIRVHVYPPADKSCYSLDGMVARDLGSISWSGLIDDEMNALGRDMESMIIGGLVDEIVKDMQL is encoded by the exons ATGGGAGGCCTATTTCATCTTTTTGATTTCAATCAAAGCAGCATGGCCAGAAAAGTTCTTGCACATAAGAGGCATGTAGGCG GCTTGGAAGCTCCTCGAAACAGCTTGGAGTTGCCAATAGAAACTTCTCAGGGCTATTATGCTGTAGGAGACAGTGTGCCG AACTCTTACCAAGTGCAACAGGACTGGGCAGGAAAGAACTGTCATCCAACTGAGGCTTCAATGAAGAAGTTGATCAATCAGGAGATGTCCAAACGATCAAACACCAGACACAACACACCAAGTATTGTGGCCAGGCTGATGGGAATGGACATGTTACCACTGGATACAAAATCGGTAGTTCAGCCAATTGAAAAAAGGAATGTAActgaaatcaatttttcaaagaaGGGACGGGAACGGACTGAAAATGGCTCCATTGGCCATGCCCCCCTTAACCCAAATTCTTCCAGGCAGATGGAGTGCAACTCACTTCACCGCAATAAAGACAGAGATCCTGATCGATCAAGCAGGAACCAGAAGTTGGGAAAACCGAGGCCTCGTGAACATCCACAGGAGGAGGAACTACAGAAGTTCAAGAAAGAGTTTGAAGCATGGCAAGCAGCCAGGTTTAGGGAATGTGCAAGTGTTGTGGAGCTTGACAGCATTCCTAGGAAGCTGCTTGCTCAAGAGAACCTCAACAAGGAAAAGAGGGCTATTTATTCTAATTCTGGAATAATAGCAAATGAGAAGCCTGTAGAACTTAAGGGTAATGACATTAAAGCAAGGTATCATGGAAGAAGTGGTCTGCAACATAATGGACATAAACTGGAACTATACCCAGATGAGCAGaaggaatatttttctttaagtaGATCCACAAGCAGAGACTTTGATCAGTCCCCCATGATGAATTGTGATAAGAAACTGGAAAAATCTTCTGCCCCCACAAGGATAGTGATCCTAAAGCCTGGTCCTGATAGGATTGGCAACACTGATGAGTCTTGGGCCAGTTCCTCTGGTACTTTAGAGGAGAGAGATAGCATAGAAGATTTTCTTGAGGAGGTGAAGGAAAGGTTGAAACATGAACTCCAAGGGAAAACTCGTAAGAGGGTTACATTGGTCAGAGGAGGTGGAATTGAGACCCCTTTTAGTGAAAGGCCATCAGAACCAAAACAAATAGCTCAGCATATAGCAAAACAGGTTCGAGAAAGTGTTACCAGGGACCTTGGAATGAATTTGCTTCGATCGGAATCAACTAGATCATATAGAAGTGAAATTCAGTTAAATGGATCAGGTTCCCCAGAGTTCATCAACAGAGATACTAGGAAATTCTTGTCAGAGAGGTTGAGGAATGTTCTAAAGAGAGAAACACGTCAGGATATCCCCATAGTTGTCAACGGCAGCTCAAGGCCGTCAATGTTAGATTATGAAAGGAACAGACTAGAACAGACAGGGGATAACTTGAAGGCTGGAAACAGGATGAACCACTGGGAGAATGTCAACAATGAAGCAGAAATGCAAACTAGATCTTTCAGACATGGGCCAGATGATGATGCAGTTATCCACAGAGAATCGTCTCCTAGGAACCTCATTAGATCTTTATCAGCCCCAGTATCTGGAACATCATTTGGGAAGCTTCTTCTAGAGGACCGCCGCATTTTAACTGGTGCTCATATAAGGAGGAAGCATGAAGTAACTGAAAACTTGTCAGTGGATGTGAAGAAAGGGagcaaagaaaaattcaatttaagagAAAAGGTTTCGAATTTCAAATATAGTTTCACATTTAGAGGGAGGTTATTTGGCAGAAAGATTCAGTCAGCAGTGGAATCATGTGGAATCGAACATGATCCTATGAAAGACATCATGAGCGGACCAACGGTTATTATGAATTTGGGTGACCGGCAT GAGAACTCCACTGAGGTGCCTCCAAGCCCTGCATCAGTGTGCAGCAGTGCTCATGAAGAATTCTTCAGACCTGGTGATTATGTCAGTCCAGTATCAACACCGGATTTACCTTTGGTAGAAGATTACCCAGTACCACATCTTTTTAGGGAGATCAGCTCTAACCTTAATG AGCTTCGGCGGCAACTAGACCAACTTGGATCCAATGGGTCTGAGGACACAACAATTGACGAGGAACCACCAGAGGTTGAAATGATTGAATTGGAGGACCAGGCAGAGGCTTACATAAGAGATCTGCTTGTTGCTTCTGGTTTCTATGGTGGATCATCTGATACAGTTTTATCAAGATGGGACCCACTTGCAAGGCCTATCAGCAACCGGGTCTTTGACAAGGTGGAAGAGTCCTACAAAAAATTGGCTAAGGATAACGAAGGGTCCACAGAGGCTGACGGTGAGAAGAAGGTAGATCACAAAGTGTTACTTGATTTATTGAATGAAGCACTTTCGACTGTTCTTGGACCACCCGTGGGCATGTCCAGATTCAGAAGAAAATTTATGGGTTCTACTATGTTGTCTGCTCCACATGGAAAGAAATTACTGGATTGTGTATGGGAGATTATCCGTGTGCATGTGTACCCTCCAGCTGACAAATCCTGTTACTCGCTTGATGGTATGGTGGCCAGGGATCTGGGTTCAATTTCCTGGTCCGGACTGATTGATGATGAGATGAATGCTCTGGGAAGAGATATGGAATCTATGATTATTGGAGGTCTGGTTGATGAAATTGTGAAGGATATGCAGTTATAA